From a region of the Epinephelus fuscoguttatus linkage group LG21, E.fuscoguttatus.final_Chr_v1 genome:
- the nktr gene encoding NK-tumor recognition protein isoform X2: MGVKDRPQCYFDVELNREPVGRIVFQLFSDVCPKTSKNFLCLCTGEKGTGKVTGKKLCYKGSTFHRVVKNFMVQGGDFTEGNGRGGESIYGGYFEDENFTLKHDRAFLLSMANRGKDTNGSQFFITTKMAPHLDGVHVVFGVVISGFEVIKKIEGLKTDSASRPYADVRVMDCGQLITKSANDVLEGKRKRTSHSADSSLNSHDSSSEFSSSVGSESESDEKHKHRRHKGHSKSKRPKKKSRESKKENIDVPPKQSSRSPVEREVLEGDNEVEGEKEQSGKREKPVVRPEEIPPVPENRFLLRRDMPSQEDKTVIVEKEETSLSADQKPAVSKSGRKIKGRGTMRYHTPTRSKSRSASVEERGSSETPPHWKEEMKRTKVYQPPSIERWSKGDKWDDRSDSAWSRSAEHSSDRSSERSSVHRQQKKEKKKAKHKKKAKKQKRSKKKSSKNKPQETLPSEGERSLSSERRSRRSRSPSCSSSNQHNSSSRRRRRSSLSLRDSRSYSRSYTSSQSRSRGRSRSYSRSRSPSRSRSRSLSRSRSQSYSQSRSRSRSRSRSRYRSRSLSSSRRRSSSRSQRKRKASKPKADTRMPEKLQESKVTPVSRLPNVPAPESVPVIPMSDSPPPSRWKPGQKPWKPSYIQIQEIKAKVASNSSTGQMVAAVTEKSQTSVTPKCLSADSESHKPAGRSRSRSSRSKSYSRSYSRSRSRSYSRSRSRSPRQYNSRSSSYSRSDSDNSQKTRSNKKNSLDKEWKEYYSSLKRIKDSDKYVSLTSSQDAQSETEKMAGCERSPDISVPSRGGSLEKRKEKGSSMPAESFNSRSEWDSDSDKVSQSNSPALSKKQKQAIQSGEFPDKKLSAFTGWNSESDSENITTRTMAISEKEEGEASSESDNETSRKASEAVAELEQKIAAVTATAAASGQPEESAEKASEPEKHKSKKKAKRKHKHKRRSENKSGSHHSKEKGKRSKRKHQKLKETFHWQPPLEFGEEEDEDESKREKHSPSRIVKEKPGGGSMNENIPSLNKNPVKEKDRPPQRAKECINKNPKHSEPQLQSSDRNDANVPSVKEQESLDDMDICTPEHEAEIVEPPVTEDFHNKAPELTLKSTSKSTDSSSTDQALPHSKEQPSVTSTTTAGGLQDEATTGKPTGTVINFKWRPLKGMSALQNVNMPPVATKNIQLQDNQTPNTQGVRMEIKSKSRVRPGSLFDEVRKTARLNQRPRNQESSSEERSPSVGNTRGTSHTRSPKKSRSVSSHRSHSRGYSHSYSRSRSRSRSSSYSSRSRSRSRRRRGRGRSRSRSSTYRSYRSHSRTYSRSNSRSRSYTRRRRSRSDSYDSYSSRSRSVSRRRGRRRSDSYRSSDRRSRSYRSSSRSSSRRRSHSRSSRYS; this comes from the exons ATGGGGGTGAAAGACCGCCCTCAGTGTTACTTTGATGTGGAGCTCAACCGGGAGCCAG TTGGGCGAATAGTCTTTCAACTTTTTTCAGATGTTTGTCCCAAGACAAGCAAAAACTTCCTCTGTTTGTGCACTG GTGAAAAGGGAACTGGCAAAGTCACAGGGAAAAAGCTGTGCTACAAAGGCTCCACATTTCACAGAGTTGTAAAGAACTTTATGGTCCAGGGTGGCGACTTCACCGAAG GaaatggaagaggaggagagtcCATATATGGTGGCTACTTTGAAG ATGAGAACTTCACTCTCAAACACGACAGAGCCTTCCTGCTGTCGATGGCCAATCGTGGGAAGGACACCAACGGTTCACAGTTTTTCAT CACAACCAAGATGGCGCCTCATCTCGATGG AGTCCATGTCGTCTTCGGTGTGGTCATCTCCGGCTTTGAGGTGATAAAGAAGATCGAGGGGTTAAAGACTGATTCAGCCAGCAGACCTTACGCTGATGTAAGAGTGATGGACTGCGGACAACTCATCACCAAGTCCGCTAATGATG TACTTGAAGGCAAGAGGAAAAGAACCTCCCATTCTGCTGACTCGTCCCTCAATTCCCATGACTCATCCTCTGAGTTCTCCTCATCAGTGGGATCTGAAAGTGAATCAGATGAAAAGCACAAACATCGCAGGCACAAGGGACATTCAAAAAGTAAACGGCCTAAAAAGAAAAGTAGGGAATCAAAGAAGGAGAACATTGACGTTCCCCCCAAGCAAag CTCTCGCAGTCCTGTGGAAAGAGAGGTGCTGGAGGGAGACAATGAagtggagggagagaaggagcagAGTGGGAAGAGAGAGAAGCCTGTAGTCCGACCGGAGGAAATCCCACCGGTACCAGAGAACCGCTTCCTGCTGCGACGGGACATGCCATCTCAGGAAGATAAAACAGTGAt AGTTGAGAAAGAAGAAACATCTCTGTCAGCTGACCAGAAACCAGCTGTCTCCAAGTCTGGACGAAAGATCAAAGGCAGAGGAACAATG AGATATCACACCCCCACAAGGTCTAAATCGCGTTCTGCATCTGTGGAAGAACGTGGTAGCAGTGAAACTCCACCACACTGGAAAGAAGAAATGAAGAGAACTAAAGTTTATCAACCACCGAGCATCGAGAGATGGAGCAAAGGAGACAA ATGGGACGACAGAAGTGACTCTGCATGGTCCCGGTCGGCAGAACATTCCTCAGACCGCAGCTCTGAGAGGTCCAGTGTGCACCGCCaacagaagaaggagaagaagaaagccAAACACAAGAAGAAGGCCAAGAAACAGAAACGTAGCAAGAAGAAAAGCTCCAAGAATAAACCTCAAGAGACTCTCCCGTCAGAGGGTGAAAGATCATTGTCTTCAGAAAGAAGGTCTAGAAGATCCCGGTCTCCATCCTGCTCCTCTTCAAATCAGCATAATTCGTCAAGTCGGAGAAGACGGCGGTCCTCGCTGTCTTTAAGAGACTCACGGTCCTACTCTAGATCCTACACATCTAGTCAGTCCAGATCTAGAGGGAGGTCTAGGTCATATTCAAGATCCAGAAGCCCATCTAGGTCCAGAAGTCGGTCTTTGTCTAGATCCAGATCACAGTCCTATTCTCAATCTCGGTCTAGATCCAGGTCAAGATCAAGATCCAGGTACAGATCTAGGTCTTTGTCTTCATCCAGAAGGAGGAGCTCTTCCAGATctcagagaaagaggaaagcCAGTAAGCCTAAAGCAGACACCAGGATGCCCGAGAAGCTTCAAGAGAGCAAAGTCACACCTGTCTCCAGACTCCCGAATGTCCCAGCTCCTGAAAGTGTCCCCGTGATCCCAATGAGCGACAGTCCCCCACCCTCCCGCTGGAAACCCGGTCAAAAGCCCTGGAAGCCCTCTTACATCCAAATTCAGGAGATTAAAGCTAAAGTAGCTTCCAACTCCTCAACCGGACAAAtggttgctgctgttacagaaAAAAGTCAGACTTCCGTTACGCCAAAGTGTCTGTCAGCTGACTCTGAAAGCCACAAACCTGCAGGGCGGTCACGTAGCAGGTCCTCCAGGAGCAAATCCTACAGCCGCTCATACAGTCGTTCACGGAGCAGAAGTTATAGTAGGTCCAGGTCCAGATCGCCTCGTCAGTATAACAGCAGGTCATCATCCTACAGTAGATCAGACTCTGACAACTCCCAGAAAACACGCAGCAACAAGAAGAATTCATTAGACAAGGAATGGAAAGAGTACTACAGCTCTCTGAAGAGGATAAAAGATTCAGATAAGTACGTTTCACTCACCAGTAGTCAAGATGCTCAGTcagaaacagagaagatggcagGCTGTGAGCGTAGTCCTGATATCAGTGTCCCGAGTAGAGGTGGCTCtttggagaaaagaaaagagaaaggcAGCTCAATGCCGGCAGAGAGCTTTAATAGCAGGTCTGAGTGGGATAGTGACAGTGATAAAGTGAGCCAAAGCAACAGTCCTGCCCTGTCAAAAAAGCAGAAACAAGCCATTCAGTCCGGTGAATTTCCTGACAAGAAGTTGTCTGCATTTACTGGGTGGAATTCAGAAAGTGATTCTGAAAATATAACCACCAGGACAATGGCAATATCCGAAAAAGAGGAAGGTGAGGCTAGTTCAGAATCAGACAATGAGACTTCCAGAAAGGCGTCGGAGGCAGTGGCTGAACTGGAACAGAAGATTGCTGCTGTcactgccactgctgctgcttctggtCAGCCAGAGGAAAGTGCTGAGAAGGCTTCAGAGCCCGAGAAGCACAAGAGCAAGAAGAAGGCCAAACGTAAGCATAAACACAAGAGAAGAAGTGAGAACAAAAGTGGTTCCCATCACAGTAAGGAGAAAGGAAAGAGATCGAAGAGGAAACATCAGAAGCTCAAAGAGACTTTTCACTGGCAGCCTCCTTTGGagtttggagaggaggaagatgaggatgaaTCAAAACGAGAGAAGCACAGTCCTAGTAGAATTGTCAAAGAAAAGCCTGGTGGAGGCAGTATGAATGAAAATATACCGTCTTTAAACAAGAATCctgtaaaagaaaaagacaggcCGCCACAGAGAGCAAAAGAATGTATCAACAAGAATCCAAAACATTCTGAACCCCAGCTTCAGTCATCTGACAGGAACGATGCTAACGTACCCAGTGTCAAAGAGCAAGAGTCATTAGATGATATGGACATTTGTACCCCAGAGCATGAAGCTGAAATAGTAGAACCTCCAGTTACAGAGGATTTTCATAATAAAGCCCCTGAATTAACTCTAAAATCTACCTCAAAGTCTACAGATTCGTCAAGCACAGATCAAGCTTTACCTCATAGCAAAGAACAGCCTTCTGTTACCTCCACAACAACAGCTGGTGGACTGCAAGATGAAGCAACCACTGGCAAACCCACTGGCACTGTAATTAATTTCAAATGGAGGCCTTTGAAAGGAATGTCAGCTCTACAGAATGTGAACATGCCACCTGTTGCCACGAAAAACATCCAACTTCAAGACAACCAGACGCCCAACACGCAGGGAGTGAGAATGGAGATAAAAAGCAAAAGCCGGGTCCGACCAGGATCTCTATTCGATGAGGTTCGTAAGACCGCACGGCTCAACCAGAGGCCGAGGAACCAGGAGAGCTCCAGCGAGGAGCGATCCCCCTCTGTGGGGAATACACGGGGAACTTCACACACACGGTCCCCGAAGAAGTCGCGCTCTGTTTCCAGTCACCGGTCCCACTCTAGAGGCTATTCCCACTCCTACAGCAGGTCCAGGAGTCGATCCCGCAGCTCCAGCTACTCCTCCAG GAGCCGCAGCAGGAGTCGGAGGAGACGTGGAAGAGGACGGTCGCGCTCTCGTAGCAGCACATATCGAAGTTACAGGAGTCACAG TCGGACGTACAGTAGAAGTAATTCCAGGAGTCGTTCATATACTCGCCGTCGGAGATCCAG GTCGGACTCCTACGACAGCTATTCCAGTCGGAGTCGGAGTGTGAGCAGGAGACGAGGGCGCAGGCGAAGTGACAGCTACAGGAGCTCGGACCGCCGATCCCG GTCGTACCGCTCCTCCAGCCGCAGTTCTTCCAGGCGCAGAAGTCACAGTCGCAGCAGTCGGTACAGCTGA
- the nktr gene encoding NK-tumor recognition protein isoform X4, whose protein sequence is MAPHLDGVHVVFGVVISGFEVIKKIEGLKTDSASRPYADVRVMDCGQLITKSANDVLEGKRKRTSHSADSSLNSHDSSSEFSSSVGSESESDEKHKHRRHKGHSKSKRPKKKSRESKKENIDVPPKQSSRSPVEREVLEGDNEVEGEKEQSGKREKPVVRPEEIPPVPENRFLLRRDMPSQEDKTVIVEKEETSLSADQKPAVSKSGRKIKGRGTMRYHTPTRSKSRSASVEERGSSETPPHWKEEMKRTKVYQPPSIERWSKGDKLNDHSSSRWDDRSDSAWSRSAEHSSDRSSERSSVHRQQKKEKKKAKHKKKAKKQKRSKKKSSKNKPQETLPSEGERSLSSERRSRRSRSPSCSSSNQHNSSSRRRRRSSLSLRDSRSYSRSYTSSQSRSRGRSRSYSRSRSPSRSRSRSLSRSRSQSYSQSRSRSRSRSRSRYRSRSLSSSRRRSSSRSQRKRKASKPKADTRMPEKLQESKVTPVSRLPNVPAPESVPVIPMSDSPPPSRWKPGQKPWKPSYIQIQEIKAKVASNSSTGQMVAAVTEKSQTSVTPKCLSADSESHKPAGRSRSRSSRSKSYSRSYSRSRSRSYSRSRSRSPRQYNSRSSSYSRSDSDNSQKTRSNKKNSLDKEWKEYYSSLKRIKDSDKYVSLTSSQDAQSETEKMAGCERSPDISVPSRGGSLEKRKEKGSSMPAESFNSRSEWDSDSDKVSQSNSPALSKKQKQAIQSGEFPDKKLSAFTGWNSESDSENITTRTMAISEKEEGEASSESDNETSRKASEAVAELEQKIAAVTATAAASGQPEESAEKASEPEKHKSKKKAKRKHKHKRRSENKSGSHHSKEKGKRSKRKHQKLKETFHWQPPLEFGEEEDEDESKREKHSPSRIVKEKPGGGSMNENIPSLNKNPVKEKDRPPQRAKECINKNPKHSEPQLQSSDRNDANVPSVKEQESLDDMDICTPEHEAEIVEPPVTEDFHNKAPELTLKSTSKSTDSSSTDQALPHSKEQPSVTSTTTAGGLQDEATTGKPTGTVINFKWRPLKGMSALQNVNMPPVATKNIQLQDNQTPNTQGVRMEIKSKSRVRPGSLFDEVRKTARLNQRPRNQESSSEERSPSVGNTRGTSHTRSPKKSRSVSSHRSHSRGYSHSYSRSRSRSRSSSYSSRSRSRSRRRRGRGRSRSRSSTYRSYRSHSRTYSRSNSRSRSYTRRRRSRSDSYDSYSSRSRSVSRRRGRRRSDSYRSSDRRSRSYRSSSRSSSRRRSHSRSSRYS, encoded by the exons ATGGCGCCTCATCTCGATGG AGTCCATGTCGTCTTCGGTGTGGTCATCTCCGGCTTTGAGGTGATAAAGAAGATCGAGGGGTTAAAGACTGATTCAGCCAGCAGACCTTACGCTGATGTAAGAGTGATGGACTGCGGACAACTCATCACCAAGTCCGCTAATGATG TACTTGAAGGCAAGAGGAAAAGAACCTCCCATTCTGCTGACTCGTCCCTCAATTCCCATGACTCATCCTCTGAGTTCTCCTCATCAGTGGGATCTGAAAGTGAATCAGATGAAAAGCACAAACATCGCAGGCACAAGGGACATTCAAAAAGTAAACGGCCTAAAAAGAAAAGTAGGGAATCAAAGAAGGAGAACATTGACGTTCCCCCCAAGCAAag CTCTCGCAGTCCTGTGGAAAGAGAGGTGCTGGAGGGAGACAATGAagtggagggagagaaggagcagAGTGGGAAGAGAGAGAAGCCTGTAGTCCGACCGGAGGAAATCCCACCGGTACCAGAGAACCGCTTCCTGCTGCGACGGGACATGCCATCTCAGGAAGATAAAACAGTGAt AGTTGAGAAAGAAGAAACATCTCTGTCAGCTGACCAGAAACCAGCTGTCTCCAAGTCTGGACGAAAGATCAAAGGCAGAGGAACAATG AGATATCACACCCCCACAAGGTCTAAATCGCGTTCTGCATCTGTGGAAGAACGTGGTAGCAGTGAAACTCCACCACACTGGAAAGAAGAAATGAAGAGAACTAAAGTTTATCAACCACCGAGCATCGAGAGATGGAGCAAAGGAGACAA ATTGAATGACCATTCCTCAAGCAGATGGGACGACAGAAGTGACTCTGCATGGTCCCGGTCGGCAGAACATTCCTCAGACCGCAGCTCTGAGAGGTCCAGTGTGCACCGCCaacagaagaaggagaagaagaaagccAAACACAAGAAGAAGGCCAAGAAACAGAAACGTAGCAAGAAGAAAAGCTCCAAGAATAAACCTCAAGAGACTCTCCCGTCAGAGGGTGAAAGATCATTGTCTTCAGAAAGAAGGTCTAGAAGATCCCGGTCTCCATCCTGCTCCTCTTCAAATCAGCATAATTCGTCAAGTCGGAGAAGACGGCGGTCCTCGCTGTCTTTAAGAGACTCACGGTCCTACTCTAGATCCTACACATCTAGTCAGTCCAGATCTAGAGGGAGGTCTAGGTCATATTCAAGATCCAGAAGCCCATCTAGGTCCAGAAGTCGGTCTTTGTCTAGATCCAGATCACAGTCCTATTCTCAATCTCGGTCTAGATCCAGGTCAAGATCAAGATCCAGGTACAGATCTAGGTCTTTGTCTTCATCCAGAAGGAGGAGCTCTTCCAGATctcagagaaagaggaaagcCAGTAAGCCTAAAGCAGACACCAGGATGCCCGAGAAGCTTCAAGAGAGCAAAGTCACACCTGTCTCCAGACTCCCGAATGTCCCAGCTCCTGAAAGTGTCCCCGTGATCCCAATGAGCGACAGTCCCCCACCCTCCCGCTGGAAACCCGGTCAAAAGCCCTGGAAGCCCTCTTACATCCAAATTCAGGAGATTAAAGCTAAAGTAGCTTCCAACTCCTCAACCGGACAAAtggttgctgctgttacagaaAAAAGTCAGACTTCCGTTACGCCAAAGTGTCTGTCAGCTGACTCTGAAAGCCACAAACCTGCAGGGCGGTCACGTAGCAGGTCCTCCAGGAGCAAATCCTACAGCCGCTCATACAGTCGTTCACGGAGCAGAAGTTATAGTAGGTCCAGGTCCAGATCGCCTCGTCAGTATAACAGCAGGTCATCATCCTACAGTAGATCAGACTCTGACAACTCCCAGAAAACACGCAGCAACAAGAAGAATTCATTAGACAAGGAATGGAAAGAGTACTACAGCTCTCTGAAGAGGATAAAAGATTCAGATAAGTACGTTTCACTCACCAGTAGTCAAGATGCTCAGTcagaaacagagaagatggcagGCTGTGAGCGTAGTCCTGATATCAGTGTCCCGAGTAGAGGTGGCTCtttggagaaaagaaaagagaaaggcAGCTCAATGCCGGCAGAGAGCTTTAATAGCAGGTCTGAGTGGGATAGTGACAGTGATAAAGTGAGCCAAAGCAACAGTCCTGCCCTGTCAAAAAAGCAGAAACAAGCCATTCAGTCCGGTGAATTTCCTGACAAGAAGTTGTCTGCATTTACTGGGTGGAATTCAGAAAGTGATTCTGAAAATATAACCACCAGGACAATGGCAATATCCGAAAAAGAGGAAGGTGAGGCTAGTTCAGAATCAGACAATGAGACTTCCAGAAAGGCGTCGGAGGCAGTGGCTGAACTGGAACAGAAGATTGCTGCTGTcactgccactgctgctgcttctggtCAGCCAGAGGAAAGTGCTGAGAAGGCTTCAGAGCCCGAGAAGCACAAGAGCAAGAAGAAGGCCAAACGTAAGCATAAACACAAGAGAAGAAGTGAGAACAAAAGTGGTTCCCATCACAGTAAGGAGAAAGGAAAGAGATCGAAGAGGAAACATCAGAAGCTCAAAGAGACTTTTCACTGGCAGCCTCCTTTGGagtttggagaggaggaagatgaggatgaaTCAAAACGAGAGAAGCACAGTCCTAGTAGAATTGTCAAAGAAAAGCCTGGTGGAGGCAGTATGAATGAAAATATACCGTCTTTAAACAAGAATCctgtaaaagaaaaagacaggcCGCCACAGAGAGCAAAAGAATGTATCAACAAGAATCCAAAACATTCTGAACCCCAGCTTCAGTCATCTGACAGGAACGATGCTAACGTACCCAGTGTCAAAGAGCAAGAGTCATTAGATGATATGGACATTTGTACCCCAGAGCATGAAGCTGAAATAGTAGAACCTCCAGTTACAGAGGATTTTCATAATAAAGCCCCTGAATTAACTCTAAAATCTACCTCAAAGTCTACAGATTCGTCAAGCACAGATCAAGCTTTACCTCATAGCAAAGAACAGCCTTCTGTTACCTCCACAACAACAGCTGGTGGACTGCAAGATGAAGCAACCACTGGCAAACCCACTGGCACTGTAATTAATTTCAAATGGAGGCCTTTGAAAGGAATGTCAGCTCTACAGAATGTGAACATGCCACCTGTTGCCACGAAAAACATCCAACTTCAAGACAACCAGACGCCCAACACGCAGGGAGTGAGAATGGAGATAAAAAGCAAAAGCCGGGTCCGACCAGGATCTCTATTCGATGAGGTTCGTAAGACCGCACGGCTCAACCAGAGGCCGAGGAACCAGGAGAGCTCCAGCGAGGAGCGATCCCCCTCTGTGGGGAATACACGGGGAACTTCACACACACGGTCCCCGAAGAAGTCGCGCTCTGTTTCCAGTCACCGGTCCCACTCTAGAGGCTATTCCCACTCCTACAGCAGGTCCAGGAGTCGATCCCGCAGCTCCAGCTACTCCTCCAG GAGCCGCAGCAGGAGTCGGAGGAGACGTGGAAGAGGACGGTCGCGCTCTCGTAGCAGCACATATCGAAGTTACAGGAGTCACAG TCGGACGTACAGTAGAAGTAATTCCAGGAGTCGTTCATATACTCGCCGTCGGAGATCCAG GTCGGACTCCTACGACAGCTATTCCAGTCGGAGTCGGAGTGTGAGCAGGAGACGAGGGCGCAGGCGAAGTGACAGCTACAGGAGCTCGGACCGCCGATCCCG GTCGTACCGCTCCTCCAGCCGCAGTTCTTCCAGGCGCAGAAGTCACAGTCGCAGCAGTCGGTACAGCTGA